A single window of Salvia splendens isolate huo1 chromosome 6, SspV2, whole genome shotgun sequence DNA harbors:
- the LOC121809737 gene encoding eukaryotic translation initiation factor 3 subunit H-like, whose translation MANTATRSFLQVAVTEEATPPLRVVQIEGLVILKIIKHCKEFSPALVTGQLLGLDVGSVLEVTNCFPFPIREEDEEIEAEGANYQLEMMRCLREVNVDNNTVGWYQSTMFGSFQTVELIETFMNYQENIRRCVCIIYDPSRANQGVLALKALKLSDTFMELYRTNNFKGEKLREKNLSFVDIFEEIPIKVSNSALISAFMTELEADTPVTQCDYDRLQLSTSPVLERNVEFLIECMDDLSMEQQKFQFYYRNLSRQEAQKQAWLQKRRAENVSRKNAGEEPLPEEDHTNSIFKPIPEPSRLDSFLVTNQIANYCNQINGVAGQSFSRLYLMKALHEK comes from the exons ATGGCTAACA CTGCAACGAGGTCTTTCCTGCAAGTGGCGGTCACGGAGGAGGCCACGCCGCCGCTCAGAGTCGTCCAGATCGAAGGACTG GTTATTCTGAAGATAATTAAGCACTGCAAGGAGTTCTCACCGGCTCTGGTTACTGGGCAGCTGCTTGGTTTGGACGTTGGTAGTGTTCTCGAAGTCACTAATTGCTTCCCGTTCCCG ATCCGTGAGGAAGATGAGGAGATTGAAGCTGAAGGTGCTAATTATCAGCTGGAGATGATGAGATGCCTGAGAGAGGTTAATGTTGACAACAACACTGTTGGTTG GTATCAATCAACTATGTTTGGCTCTTTCCAGACAGTGGAATTGATAGAGACTTTTATGAATTACCAG GAAAATATAAGAAGATGTGTCTGCATCATTTATGACCCTTCAAGAGCTAATCAAGGTGTCCTAGCTTTGAAGGCACTGAAGCTTTCCGATACCTTCATGGAGCTTTATCGCACAAATAACTTCAAAGGAGAGAA GTTGAGGGAGAAAAATCTTTCCTTTGTGGATATTTTTGAAGAGATTCCT ATTAAGGTTTCAAACTCTGCTCTAATCAGCGCATTTATGACTGAGCTCGAGGCAGATACTCCAGTCACTCAG TGTGATTATGATAGACTGCAACTGTCAACCAGTCCAGTTTTAGAGAGAAATGTCGAGTTTCTGATTGAATGCATGGATGACTTGTCAATGGAACAACAAAAG TTCCAATTCTACTACAGGAATCTGTCTCGTCAAGAAGCACAGAAGCAGGCTTGGCTTCAGAAGAGAAG GGCTGAAAATGTTTCGCGGAAGAATGCAGGGGAAGAGCCATTACCTGAGGAGGATCACACAAACTCTATATTCAAGCCTATCCCCGAGCCATCAAGATTGGATAGTTTCCTCGTAACAAATCAAATTGCAAACTATTGCAACCAAATCAATGG AGTGGCTGGACAAAGCTTTAGCAGACTCTATCTGATGAAGGCTCTTCATGAAAAGTAA
- the LOC121808557 gene encoding protein NLP9-like isoform X1 produces the protein MEYPFSSNGKSNEFPYLPRNRVVDMAARSTDESAQSSNVEDSFGNAVDLMNFDTYAGWCNSPNNLVDQMFPSFANFSPLDGLNFTQHNSGMSLLDSDVNGSSSMNEDKVVLHNVDYQLPFTRSPVDDGLSLTEMRDRSPKHKLIGDVGNSVIPRPPIQSLAERMLRALDLFKEWSGRGILAQVWVPMKNGDQYILSTSDQPFLLDQTLIGYREVSRSFTFAAESKAGSFSGLPGRVFASRVPEWTSNVMYYSKGEYHRVQYAIDHEVRGSIAIPVFDDELLESPCCAVLELVTTMEKSNFDLEMENVCRALQAVKLRSPAPPRHFSQSLSNNQRAALSEITDVLRAVCYAHRLPLALTWIPCSLGQGEGTMQIHAREHNRNVNEKIVLCIEDSACYVNDKDMKDFVHACQEHYLEEGQGIAGKALQSTHPFFYHDVKEYHISEYPLVHHARKFGLSAAVAIRLRSTYTGDSDYILEFFLPVNMKGSTEQQLLLNNLSGTMQRICKSLRTVSETELHGMGDSKLKSQDSEMRNISSTTVSERSPEQSFIGGNLKNIDPVPQNVVGSTTTRKEADSPQDQNVAGSRKHVEKKRSTAEKHVSLSVLQQYFSGSLKDAAKSIGVCPTTLKRICRQYGISRWPSRKINKVNRSLRKIQSVLDSVQGVEGGLKFDPATGGLVPTGPIVEEFETRKRTGLPNKDGMIRDFDLIQNINSAPASSFMDVQTSIVKMEDECLLDGSQMVGKCEPRPPHLPSLEQSRLAALDTGVTRPISLNSVHWTTSPNVLPSSFLPSKTPDRWEFTNKSHFIPQNSSSVAVGNKVDTRSKDEIVTSREHNQPSSSGMTGSSDGSGSGSLMNNSSSSSRSSSKRQNHKSETGHIDSGSKIVVKATYKDDMVRFKFDTASGCILLYEEIARRFKLQVGQFQLKYLDDEEEWVMLVSDSDLQECLEILDFMGTRSVKFLVRDEVSAIGSSGGSNCFLGEGS, from the exons ATGGAGTACCCCTTTTCCAGTAACGGAAAGAGTAACGAATTTCCGTATTTACCTAGGAATCGGGTGGTGGATATGGCTGCAAGGTCAACAGATGAGAGTGCACAGAGCTCAAATGTGGAGGACTCGTTTGGTAATGCAGTGGATCTGATGAATTTTGACACATATGCTGGATGGTGCAACAGCCCCAACAATTTGGTGGACCAGATGTTTCCCTCCTTTGCCAATTTCTCGCCTCTTGATGGATTGAACTTCACGCAGCATAATTCGGGAATGTCACTATTGGATAGTGATGTTAATGGAAGTTCATCTATGAATGAAGACAAGGTGGTGCTTCATAATGTCGACTACCAACTTCCTTTCACAAGAAGCCCTGTTGATGATGGGCTCAGTTTGACTGAGATGAGAGATAGAAGCCCGAAGCATAAGCTAATTGGTGATGTAGGGAACAGTgtgatcccaaggcctcctatCCAATCTCTGGCTGAGCGAATGCTAAGAGCTTTGGATCTATTCAAAGAATGGTCTGGAAGGGGTATTTTAGCTCAAGTGTGGGTTCCGATGAAGAATGGGGATCAATACATCTTAAGCACTTCTGACCAACCTTTTTTACTTGACCAAACACTTATCGGATATCGTGAAGTGTCTAGGTCATTTACATTTGCAGCAGAATCAAAGGCAGGATCTTTCTCAGGGCTTCCTGGTCGTGTATTTGCTTCAAGGGTTCCAGAATGGACCTCAAACGTAATGTACTACAGTAAGGGTGAGTACCATCGGGTACAATATGCTATTGACCATGAAGTTCGAGGATCCATTGCTATACCTGTTTTTGATGACGAGTTGCTTGAAAGTCCGTGCTGTGCCGTGCTAGAACTTGTTACCACGATGGAGAAGTCCAATTTTGATTTGGAGATGGAAAATGTTTGTCGCGCACTCCAG GCTGTGAAATTAAGGAGCCCTGCACCTCCGAGACATTTTTCCCAG AGTTTATCCAATAATCAAAGAGCAGCTTTATCCGAGATTACAGATGTTTTACGTGCAGTATGCTATGCACATCGACTGCCTCTTGCATTAACATGGATACCTTGTAGTTTGGGGCAGGGTGAAGGAACTATGCAGATACATGCTAGAGAACACAATAGGAATGTAAATGAGAAAATTGTACTATGCATTGAGGATAGTGCCTGTTACGTGAATGACAAAGATATGAAGGATTTCGTGCATGCATGCCAGGAACATTATCTTGAGGAAGGACAAGGAATTGCTGGAAAGGCTCTACAATCGACCCACCCATTCTTTTACCATGATGTCAAGGAATATCATATAAGCGAGTATCCACTTGTTCATCATGCCCGTAAATTTGGCCTAAGTGCTGCAGTTGCAATCCGCCTAAGAAGTACTTATACGGGTGACAGTGACTATATATTGGAGTTCTTTCTTCCTGTCAATATGAAGGGAAGTACAGAACAACAACTACTGCTTAATAACCTCTCTGGTACCATGCAGAGGATCTGTAAGAGTTTAAGGACTGTATCTGAAACTGAATTACATGGGATGGGTGACTCCAAATTGAAATCACAGGATTCGGAAATGAGAAACATATCATCAACAACAGTATCAGAGAGGAGTCCTGAACAGTCGTTTATTGGtggaaatttgaaaaatatcgaTCCCGTTCCTCAGAATGTAGTTGGATCGACAACCACTAGGAAAGAAGCTGATAGTCCTCAAGACCAG AATGTGGCTGGCTCGAGGAAACATGTGGAGAAGAAGCGAAGTACAGCTGAGAAACATGTTAGCTTAAGTGTTCTTCAACAATACTTCTCCGGGAGCCTCAAAGACGCCGCGAAAAGTATTGGTG tgTGCCCAACTACTCTGAAAAGGATATGCAGACAATATGGCATCTCACGATGGCCTTCTCGAAAAATCAATAAGGTGAATCGTTCTTTGAGAAAGATACAAAGCGTGCTTGATTCTGTCCAAGGGGTGGAAGGAGGATTGAAGTTTGATCCAGCAACAGGCGGTCTTGTTCCTACTGGTCCTATCGTCGAAGAATTCGAGACTAGAAAAAGAACTGGCCTGCCCAACAAAGATGGTATGATTAGAGACTTTGATTTAATCCAAAATATAAACTCTGCACCAGCATCATCTTTCATGGACGTTCAAACCTCCATTGTAAAAATGGAAGATGAGTGTCTCTTAGATGGAAGCCAAATGGTAGGAAAATGTGAGCCACGTCCTCCTCATCTGCCGAGTTTAGAGCAATCTAGGTTAGCTGCACTAGATACTGGGGTAACCCGACCTATCAGCCTAAACAGTGTGCATTGGACAACTTCTCCAAATGTCTTACCGAGTTCGTTCCTTCCCTCAAAAACCCCCGATAGGTGGGAATTCACTAATAAATCTCATTTCATTCCTCAAAACTCAAGCTCGGTGGCAGTTGGTAACAAGGTGGATACcagatcaaaagatgaaattgtCACTTCCCGCGAACACAACCAACCTAGTTCCTCGGGCATGACAGGCTCATCTGACGGGTCTGGATCTGGATCACTGATGAACAACAGTTCATCAAGCTCCAGAAGCTCCAGCAAGAGGCAGAATCATAAAAGTGAAACCGGTCATATAGATAGTGGGTCAAAAATAGTAGTGAAGGCTACTTACAAAGACGACATGGTCCGGTTCAAATTCGACACAGCTTCCGGGTGCATTCTACTGTATGAGGAAATAGCAAGGAGATTCAAACTCCAGGTAGGTCAGTTCCAGCTCAAGTATTTGGACGATGAAGAGGAATGGGTGATGTTGGTAAGTGATTCGGATTTGCAAGAATGTCTCGAAATATTAGATTTCATGGGCACTCGCAGTGTGAAGTTTCTCGTTCGTGACGAGGTAAGTGCTATAGGAAGCTCTGGTGGCAGCAACTGCTTCCTAGGAGAGGGTTCTTGA
- the LOC121808557 gene encoding protein NLP9-like isoform X2: MAARSTDESAQSSNVEDSFGNAVDLMNFDTYAGWCNSPNNLVDQMFPSFANFSPLDGLNFTQHNSGMSLLDSDVNGSSSMNEDKVVLHNVDYQLPFTRSPVDDGLSLTEMRDRSPKHKLIGDVGNSVIPRPPIQSLAERMLRALDLFKEWSGRGILAQVWVPMKNGDQYILSTSDQPFLLDQTLIGYREVSRSFTFAAESKAGSFSGLPGRVFASRVPEWTSNVMYYSKGEYHRVQYAIDHEVRGSIAIPVFDDELLESPCCAVLELVTTMEKSNFDLEMENVCRALQAVKLRSPAPPRHFSQSLSNNQRAALSEITDVLRAVCYAHRLPLALTWIPCSLGQGEGTMQIHAREHNRNVNEKIVLCIEDSACYVNDKDMKDFVHACQEHYLEEGQGIAGKALQSTHPFFYHDVKEYHISEYPLVHHARKFGLSAAVAIRLRSTYTGDSDYILEFFLPVNMKGSTEQQLLLNNLSGTMQRICKSLRTVSETELHGMGDSKLKSQDSEMRNISSTTVSERSPEQSFIGGNLKNIDPVPQNVVGSTTTRKEADSPQDQNVAGSRKHVEKKRSTAEKHVSLSVLQQYFSGSLKDAAKSIGVCPTTLKRICRQYGISRWPSRKINKVNRSLRKIQSVLDSVQGVEGGLKFDPATGGLVPTGPIVEEFETRKRTGLPNKDGMIRDFDLIQNINSAPASSFMDVQTSIVKMEDECLLDGSQMVGKCEPRPPHLPSLEQSRLAALDTGVTRPISLNSVHWTTSPNVLPSSFLPSKTPDRWEFTNKSHFIPQNSSSVAVGNKVDTRSKDEIVTSREHNQPSSSGMTGSSDGSGSGSLMNNSSSSSRSSSKRQNHKSETGHIDSGSKIVVKATYKDDMVRFKFDTASGCILLYEEIARRFKLQVGQFQLKYLDDEEEWVMLVSDSDLQECLEILDFMGTRSVKFLVRDEVSAIGSSGGSNCFLGEGS; the protein is encoded by the exons ATGGCTGCAAGGTCAACAGATGAGAGTGCACAGAGCTCAAATGTGGAGGACTCGTTTGGTAATGCAGTGGATCTGATGAATTTTGACACATATGCTGGATGGTGCAACAGCCCCAACAATTTGGTGGACCAGATGTTTCCCTCCTTTGCCAATTTCTCGCCTCTTGATGGATTGAACTTCACGCAGCATAATTCGGGAATGTCACTATTGGATAGTGATGTTAATGGAAGTTCATCTATGAATGAAGACAAGGTGGTGCTTCATAATGTCGACTACCAACTTCCTTTCACAAGAAGCCCTGTTGATGATGGGCTCAGTTTGACTGAGATGAGAGATAGAAGCCCGAAGCATAAGCTAATTGGTGATGTAGGGAACAGTgtgatcccaaggcctcctatCCAATCTCTGGCTGAGCGAATGCTAAGAGCTTTGGATCTATTCAAAGAATGGTCTGGAAGGGGTATTTTAGCTCAAGTGTGGGTTCCGATGAAGAATGGGGATCAATACATCTTAAGCACTTCTGACCAACCTTTTTTACTTGACCAAACACTTATCGGATATCGTGAAGTGTCTAGGTCATTTACATTTGCAGCAGAATCAAAGGCAGGATCTTTCTCAGGGCTTCCTGGTCGTGTATTTGCTTCAAGGGTTCCAGAATGGACCTCAAACGTAATGTACTACAGTAAGGGTGAGTACCATCGGGTACAATATGCTATTGACCATGAAGTTCGAGGATCCATTGCTATACCTGTTTTTGATGACGAGTTGCTTGAAAGTCCGTGCTGTGCCGTGCTAGAACTTGTTACCACGATGGAGAAGTCCAATTTTGATTTGGAGATGGAAAATGTTTGTCGCGCACTCCAG GCTGTGAAATTAAGGAGCCCTGCACCTCCGAGACATTTTTCCCAG AGTTTATCCAATAATCAAAGAGCAGCTTTATCCGAGATTACAGATGTTTTACGTGCAGTATGCTATGCACATCGACTGCCTCTTGCATTAACATGGATACCTTGTAGTTTGGGGCAGGGTGAAGGAACTATGCAGATACATGCTAGAGAACACAATAGGAATGTAAATGAGAAAATTGTACTATGCATTGAGGATAGTGCCTGTTACGTGAATGACAAAGATATGAAGGATTTCGTGCATGCATGCCAGGAACATTATCTTGAGGAAGGACAAGGAATTGCTGGAAAGGCTCTACAATCGACCCACCCATTCTTTTACCATGATGTCAAGGAATATCATATAAGCGAGTATCCACTTGTTCATCATGCCCGTAAATTTGGCCTAAGTGCTGCAGTTGCAATCCGCCTAAGAAGTACTTATACGGGTGACAGTGACTATATATTGGAGTTCTTTCTTCCTGTCAATATGAAGGGAAGTACAGAACAACAACTACTGCTTAATAACCTCTCTGGTACCATGCAGAGGATCTGTAAGAGTTTAAGGACTGTATCTGAAACTGAATTACATGGGATGGGTGACTCCAAATTGAAATCACAGGATTCGGAAATGAGAAACATATCATCAACAACAGTATCAGAGAGGAGTCCTGAACAGTCGTTTATTGGtggaaatttgaaaaatatcgaTCCCGTTCCTCAGAATGTAGTTGGATCGACAACCACTAGGAAAGAAGCTGATAGTCCTCAAGACCAG AATGTGGCTGGCTCGAGGAAACATGTGGAGAAGAAGCGAAGTACAGCTGAGAAACATGTTAGCTTAAGTGTTCTTCAACAATACTTCTCCGGGAGCCTCAAAGACGCCGCGAAAAGTATTGGTG tgTGCCCAACTACTCTGAAAAGGATATGCAGACAATATGGCATCTCACGATGGCCTTCTCGAAAAATCAATAAGGTGAATCGTTCTTTGAGAAAGATACAAAGCGTGCTTGATTCTGTCCAAGGGGTGGAAGGAGGATTGAAGTTTGATCCAGCAACAGGCGGTCTTGTTCCTACTGGTCCTATCGTCGAAGAATTCGAGACTAGAAAAAGAACTGGCCTGCCCAACAAAGATGGTATGATTAGAGACTTTGATTTAATCCAAAATATAAACTCTGCACCAGCATCATCTTTCATGGACGTTCAAACCTCCATTGTAAAAATGGAAGATGAGTGTCTCTTAGATGGAAGCCAAATGGTAGGAAAATGTGAGCCACGTCCTCCTCATCTGCCGAGTTTAGAGCAATCTAGGTTAGCTGCACTAGATACTGGGGTAACCCGACCTATCAGCCTAAACAGTGTGCATTGGACAACTTCTCCAAATGTCTTACCGAGTTCGTTCCTTCCCTCAAAAACCCCCGATAGGTGGGAATTCACTAATAAATCTCATTTCATTCCTCAAAACTCAAGCTCGGTGGCAGTTGGTAACAAGGTGGATACcagatcaaaagatgaaattgtCACTTCCCGCGAACACAACCAACCTAGTTCCTCGGGCATGACAGGCTCATCTGACGGGTCTGGATCTGGATCACTGATGAACAACAGTTCATCAAGCTCCAGAAGCTCCAGCAAGAGGCAGAATCATAAAAGTGAAACCGGTCATATAGATAGTGGGTCAAAAATAGTAGTGAAGGCTACTTACAAAGACGACATGGTCCGGTTCAAATTCGACACAGCTTCCGGGTGCATTCTACTGTATGAGGAAATAGCAAGGAGATTCAAACTCCAGGTAGGTCAGTTCCAGCTCAAGTATTTGGACGATGAAGAGGAATGGGTGATGTTGGTAAGTGATTCGGATTTGCAAGAATGTCTCGAAATATTAGATTTCATGGGCACTCGCAGTGTGAAGTTTCTCGTTCGTGACGAGGTAAGTGCTATAGGAAGCTCTGGTGGCAGCAACTGCTTCCTAGGAGAGGGTTCTTGA
- the LOC121808559 gene encoding histone-lysine N-methyltransferase ATX2-like: MAADALPGNGGAKLSDDDEFPRGGAPLKYIPLCDLYSATSPCVTASGSKKVKAAVRKPPQTNGHGQLAKHPITLESQFGIVYSRRRKRAESTNFMKGLLLDAELEADGRGEGAVVKQRRVRNVELGSDCKSSEESDDPTSLSDDLDKTDCRYVRETRNACRIVNNSHVKKRKIDSSETVVKNSGARRMKKWVRLSFEGVDPDKFIELQCKVFWPLDASWYSGHITGYNYETRRHHLKYEDGEQEDLVLSKERIKFHISLKEMQSMELKLCEKSPEADELDANEMMVLAATLDDDCQEIETGDLIWAKLTGHAVWPAIVLDESHVGKHKGLNKISGEKSVIVQFFGTYDFARVPRKQVIQFLKGLLTSCHSKCKKPTFVRGLEEAKVYLSEQRLPVKMQQLRDGVDGDVKDNRSGVNEDGADSGGESLSYDKILKKLDDLKSCKLEDGELQIVSLGKIVRDSSNFQNEKYIWPEGYTAVRKFTSLTDPTLHTMYEMEVLRDVDSRTKPLFKVKGDNGEEFNGPTPSACWNKIYKKIRIMQIRNKDCKADQKLSSGSYMFGFSHPKVSRLIKEISNSRSVAKGSQLACKKMKNSSAGYRPVTVTWKDLDKCNVCHMDEEYENNLFLQCDKCRMMVHARCYGELEPSGGVLWLCNLCRPGAPVSPLCCLCPVVGGAMKPTADDCWAHLACAIWIPETCLSDIKKMEPIDGIDRINKDRWKLICSICHVSYGACIQCSDFNCRVSFHPLCARAAGFCLEPEDMDRVHAALLDEDEEDQSIQLLSFCQRHRPKSNENMLSDKRIVQKEDEHAEYIPPINPSGCARTEIYDYRKKRAKNGQDGPSSKRLYVENVPHIPGGFSHHMPLWNKMSSSEPGGSKHSVDLLELKNLQLKSSREFLSVADKYNHMKETYRRRLAYGKSRIHGFGVFTKLPYKAGDMVIEYTGEVIRGSVADRREHLSYDKLVGAGTYIFRVDDNRVLDATKAGSIAQLINHSCESNCYSRVISANDQDHIIIFAKRDINYGEELTYDYRFSSIGERLACHCGSSRCRGTVNDIESEERLKKLHVPSSELTDWKGE, from the exons ATGGCTGCCGACGCATTACCCGGAAACGGCGGTGCGAAGCTCAGCGACGACGATGAATTTCCCCGGGGAGGAGCGCCCCTCAAGTACATCCCGCTCTGCGACTTGTACTCCGCTACATCTCCCTGCGTCACCGCCTCCGGATCGAAGAAGGTCAAGGCTGCAGTGCGGAAGCCTCCGCAAACGAACGGCCATGGTCAATTGGCGAAGCACCCGATCACGCTGGAGTCTCAGTTCGGTATAGTTTACTCGAGGCGCCGGAAGAGGGCGGAGAGCACCAATTTTATGAAGGGGCTGCTTTTGGATGCGGAATTGGAGGCTGACGGAAGGGGGGAGGGGGCTGTCGTGAAGCAGAGGAGAGTTCGGAATGTGGAATTGGGGAGTGATTGTAAGTCGTCGGAAGAATCAGATGATCCAACATCGTTGAGTGATGATCTTGACAAAACTGATTGTAGATATGTTCGGGAAACTAGGAATGCGTGTAGGATTGTTAATAATAGCCACGTGAAAAAACGAAAAATTGATTCTTCGGAGACTGTTGTAAAGAATTCAGGAGCTCGACGGATGAAGAAATGGGTCCG GCTGAGTTTCGAGGGAGTTGATCCAGACAAGTTCATTGAGTTACAATGCAAG GTGTTCTGGCCACTGGATGCAAGCTGGTATTCTGGCCATATAACAGGGTACAATTATGAGACTCGTCGACACCAT TTGAAGTATGAGGATGGAGAGCAAGAAGATCTGGTTTTATCTAAAGAACGTATAAAGTTTCATATCTCTTTGAAGGAGATGCAAAGTATGGAGTTGAAGTTATGTGAGAAGAGCCCGGAAGCAGATGAACTTGATGCTAATGAGATGATGGTTTTGGCCGCCACTTTAGATGATGATTGCCAAGAGATAGAAACTGGTGATCTGATTTGGGCCAAACTTACTG GACATGCTGTGTGGCCGGCAATTGTTTTAGACGAATCTCATGTGGGTAAACACAAGGGATTGAACAAAATTTCTGGAGAAAAGTCTGTGATTGTACAATTCTTTGGCACCTATGATTTTGCTAG GGTTCCGCGCAAACAAGTTATCCAATTCCTCAAGGGCCTTCTTACGTCATGTCATTCAAAGTGCAAGAAACCAACTTTTGTTCGAGGATTGGAGGAGGCAAAAGT ATATCTTAGTGAACAGAGGTTACCGGTAAAAATGCAGCAGCTGCGAGATGGTGTTGACGGTGATGTAAAGGATAATAGAAGCGGGGTGAATGAAGATGGTGCTGACTCGGGTGGTGAGTCTTTGAGTTATGATAAGATACTTAAGAAACTTGATGATCTCAAAAGCTGTAAATTGGAAGATGGAGAATTACAAATAGTAAGCCTTG GAAAGATTGTCAGAGACTCCAGTAATTTCCAAAATGAGAAATACATATGGCCTGAGGGATACACTGCTGTAAGGAAGTTTACATCTTTAACAg ATCCAACGTTGCATACTATGTATGAGATGGAAGTACTGAGAGATGTCGACTCGAGGACCAAGCCTCTATTTAAAGTTAAAGGAGATAATGGAGAAGAG TTCAATGGACCAACACCATCAGCTTGCTGGAATAAAATTTACAAAAAGATCAGGATCATGCAAATCAGAAATAAAGATTGTAAAGCTGATCAGAAGTTGTCCTCTGGTTCTTATATGTTTGGTTTTTCCCACCCAAAAGTTTCCAGACTCATAAAG GAGATATCCAATTCCCGGTCAGTTGCAAAGGGTTCCCAGTTGGCCTGTAAGAAAATGAAAAACTCATCTGCTGGTTACCGACCTGTTACAGTTACATGGAAGGACCTTGACAAGTGCAATGTTTGCCATATGGATGAG GAGTACGAGAACAACTTATTTCTCCAGTGTGACAAATGCAGGATGATG GTGCATGCCAGATGCTATGGTGAACTAGAGCCCAGTGGTGGAGTGCTTTGGTTATGCAACTTATGCCGTCCTGGAGCACCTGTATCTCCTCTATGCTGCCTTTGTCCTGTAGTAG GAGGTGCTATGAAACCCACTGCAGATGACTGTTGGGCTCATTTGGCTTGCGCCATATGGATTCCAG AAACGTGTTTATcagatattaaaaaaatggaacCTATTGATGGGATTGATCGAATCAATAAG GATCGGTGGAAGCTAATTTGCAGCATCTGTCACGTTTCCTATGGAGCGTGCATACAG TGCTCCGACTTTAATTGCCGTGTGTCATTCCATCCCCTGTGTGCACGTGCTGCCGGCTTTTGCCTTGAG CCTGAGGATATGGATAGAGTCCATGCAGCTCTTCTtgatgaggatgaggaggatCAGTCCATTCAGCTTCTTTCCTTCTGTCAGAGACACAGGCCAAAGTCTAATGAAAATATGCTTTCTGACAAACGAATTGTTCAAAAGGAAGATGAACATGCTGAATATATTCCACCTATAAACCCTAGCGGTTGCGCTCGTACTG AAATTTATGATTACCGGAAGAAGCGGGCAAAAAATGGACAAGATGGTCCGTCATCAAAGCGCTTGTATGTGGAGAATGTGCCACATATACCAGGTGGGTTCAGCCATCATATGCCCTTGTGGAACAAGATGTCATCCAGTGAACCTGGTGGTTCCAAGCACTCTGTAGACCTTCTGGAGTTAAAAAACTTGCAACTAAAGTCATCCCGCGAGTTTCTTTCAGTTGCTGATAAGTACAACCACATGAAGGAGACCTATAGGAGGAGACTGGCATATG GGAAGTCTCGTATACATGGTTTTGGTGTCTTCACTAAACTTCCGTATAAAGCTGGGGACATG GTGATTGAGTATACTGGGGAAGTTATTCGGGGTTCAGTAGCCGACAGAAGAGAACACTTATCTTACGATAAATTAGTG GGGGCTGGAACTTATATTTTTCGGGTTGATGATAATCGTGTTTTAGATGCCACCAAGGCAGGAAGCATAGCACAGTTGATTAACCACTCATGTGAA TCAAACTGTTATTCAAGAGTTATTAGTGCCAATGACCAAGACCACATAATAATATTCGCGAAGCGAGATATTAATTATGGCGAAGAACTAACATATGATTACAG ATTTTCTTCAATTGGTGAACGACTAGCTTGTCATTGTGGATCTTCTAGATGCCGGGGTACAGTGAATGACATCGAGTCTGAAGAAAGACTAAAAAAACTACATGTACCCAGCAGTGAATTGACAGATTGGAAAGGAGAATAA